From Salvelinus namaycush isolate Seneca chromosome 2, SaNama_1.0, whole genome shotgun sequence, one genomic window encodes:
- the LOC120065662 gene encoding LOW QUALITY PROTEIN: beta-2-glycoprotein 1-like (The sequence of the model RefSeq protein was modified relative to this genomic sequence to represent the inferred CDS: substituted 2 bases at 2 genomic stop codons) has protein sequence MNPTLALLLLCQLALYTSVTCKKVCGHPPVTDGMDTLGLKRVYEIGKEVTLACERGYTPGKAKTAKITCSASGEWTKLDLVCSPKMCPLPKPMQKPGMIDVPLKSVLNYTCDDGXGKXCANESVCLHNGTLSAPPPMCKAMSCALPQAPKHGKIVYDNKKFTGNEIQYGQSWTYECLPPRAPIGNERGSCLASGNVTELPVCKEVSCSIPPTIDHGLITFAVMREAGYKEKVKYQCQEHYVLDGSEEIQCQNTGNWSTLPVCRAPCKVNINRGRIFYHAKKIWIGDLKPNRILHGESVVFYCLNKELKCGLPVASQCIDGTLNTPECFKEPGKMEYTLKPKSLPSEIAMCPADLTKQTQYEEEK, from the exons ATGAATCCAACCCTGGCTTTGCTGCTGCTCTGCCAGCTTGCCTTGTATACGTCAGTGACATGCAAGAAAG TATGTGGCCACCCGCCCGTGACCGACGGTATGGATACACTGGGCCTAAAGCGTGTGTATGAGATTGGAAAAGAGGTGACCCTGGCGTGTGAGCGTGGATACACACCTGGGAAAGCCAAGACTGCCAAGATCACCTGCTCAGCCTCGGGAGAGTGGACCAAACTGGACCTTGTGTGTTCTC CAAAGATGTGTCCTCTCCCCAAGCCTATGCAAAAGCCAGGGATGATTGACGTGCCTCTCAAGAGTGTACTCAACTACACATGTGATGATGGGTGAGGGAAATAGTGTG CCAATGAGAGTGTGTGTTTACACAACGGTACCCTCAGTGCACCACCACCAATGTGTAAAG CTATGAGTTGTGCTCTGCCTCAAGCACCTAAGCATGGTAAAATTGTCTATGACAATAAGAAGTTCACTGGCAATGAAATCCAGTACGGACAGAGTTGGACGTATGAGTGTTTGCCGCCAAGAGCTCCCATTGGCAACGAGAGAGGATCGTGCCTGGCCAGTGGAAACGTGACTGAGCTACCGGTATGCAAGG AGGTGAGTTGCTCCATCCCACCAACGATAGACCATGGCCTCATAACCTTTGCTGTGATGAGGGAGGCTGGCTACAAGGAGAAGGTCAAGTACCAGTGCCAGGAACACTACGTTCTGGACGGCTCTGAGGAAATACAGTGTCAGAATACAGGCAACTGGTCCACTTTGCCCGTTTGTAGAG CCCCCTGTAAAGTTAACATCAACAGAGGTCGCATCTTCTACCACGCCAAGAAGATCTGGATTGGGGATCTGAAACCCAATAGAATCCTTCACGGGGAGTCTGTTGTGTTCTACTGTCTGAACAAGGAGCTGAAGTGTGGCCTTCCAGTAGCAAGTCAGTGCATCGACGGCACACTCAATAccccagaatgttttaaag AACCAGGCAAGATGGAGTACACCCTCAAGCCCAAATCACTTCCATCTGAGATTGCGATGTGTCCTGCCGACctaacaaaacaaacacaatACGAAGAGGAAAAATAG
- the LOC120065653 gene encoding beta-2-glycoprotein 1-like: protein MAPSLSLLLICLLALYTPVTSKKECDRPSLGDGMNLEALQRVYSPGDEVVLSCKRGYTPTSGSRTIICTASGQWTKSRLKCSTKSCSFPEALDHGDMEFVDIVYQSTINYTCHEGYILQGASTIECLYDGQWSDPPPKCTPVTCGLPPIPKYGKIVYDRKLTGNTTVFGFGGTYECLPPLVLIGNERGSCSTNGDWTEPPECKLVTCSAPTDLNNGYMTVSEKREHGFKETVRYGCDIDYVLDGPVEIECLKTGDWSIKPACRASCKVGIKRGRILYNGRTFWIKDFEPNKISHAEVLSVYCMNKEKKCGYAVSTQCIDGKLKIPECFEEPSDKFDDDSLPSEIAQC, encoded by the exons ATGGCCCCAAGTCTGTCTTTGCTGCTGATCTGTCTGCTTGCCTTGTATACACCAGTGACATCCAAGAaag AATGTGATCGCCCGTCCCTGGGTGACGGTATGAACCTGGAGGCACTCCAGAGGGTGTACTCCCCCGGAGACGAGGTGGTGCTGTCGTGTAAACGAGGATATACACCCACCTCAGGCTCTCGCACAATCATCTGCACTGCTAGCGGACAATGGACCAAGTCTAGACTCAAGTGCTCAA CAAAGAGTTGCTCTTTCCCAGAAGCATTAGACCACGGAGACATGGAGTTTGTGGACATTGTCTACCAGAGTACCATCAACTACACCTGCCATGAGGG GTATATCCTGCAAGGAGCCAGTACCATTGAGTGCTTGTATGACGGACAATGGAGTGATCCACCACCAAAGTGTACAC CGGTGACGTGCGGTCTTCCTCCAATACCTAAATATGGGAAAATAGTCTACGACAGAAAGTTGACAGGCAACACGACTGTGTTTGGTTTTGGGGGAACCTACGAGTGTCTCCCTCCACTTGTCCTCATAGGCAATGAGAGGGGATCGTGCAGCACTAACGGAGACTGGACTGAGCCACCAGAATGTAAAT TGGTGACCTGTTCAGCTCCAACAGACCTCAACAACGGCTACATGACCGTTAGTGAAAAGAGGGAGCACGGCTTCAAGGAGACTGTCAGATATGGATGTGATATAGACTATGTCCTGGATGGGCCTGTGGAGATTGAATGTCTCAAAACAGGGGACTGGTCAATAAAGCCAGCTTGCAGGG CTTCCTGCAAGGTAGGTATTAAAAGAGGACGCATCCTTTACAACGGAAGGACATTTTGGATAAAGGATTTCGAGCCCAATAAAATCTCACATGCGGAAGTCCTCTCGGTCTACTGTATGAACAAGGAAAAGAAGTGTGGTTATGCAGTGTCAACCCAGTGCATCGATGGAAAACTCAAGATCCCAGAATGCTTTGAAG AACCAAGTGATAAATTCGACGATGATTCCCTGCCATCTGAGATAGCCCAGTGCTGA